ATGCTTCGCCGCCCTCCTGCCTGCCCCCGATCAGGGGGCCCCACGTGTCGTTTGGTGCCTAGGAGCCGCCGCCGTCCCGGGGCGCGAATCCGACCCCGGCTTCGCGGGGCGGGGCTGCCCCGGCTTCGCGGGGGGCACGGTGCGTCCGCTCGAGCACGGCGCCGGCGGTCGCGACCACGCGGTCCACCGTGAATCCGAGCTCCCGGAGCACCACCGCACCGGGCGCCGAGGCGCCGAACCGGTCGATGCCGATCACCGCGCCCTCCGGGCCCACCCAGCGATGCCAGCCGAACGACACCGCGGCCTCGATGCTGACCCGCGCCCGAACCTGCGGCGGCAGTACCTCGTCGCGGTAGGCCTCGGGCTGCGCCTCGAAGAGCTCCCACGACGGCATCGAGACGACGCGGCTCCGGACCCCGCCCTGCGCCAGCCGCGCATGAGCCTCGAGCGCGAGCGCGACCTCGGATCCGGTCGCGATCAGAATGAGGTCGGGGCCTCCGCCGTCCGCCAGCACGTACGCGCCGCGCGCCACGCCCGAGGCCGGCGCCAGCGTACCGCGGTCGAGGACCGGCAGCTTCTGGCGCGAGCACACGATCGCCGTCGGCCCGCCGGTGCGCCGGAGCGCCGCCCGCCACGCTTCCACCGTCTCCGTCGCATCCGCCGGGCGCAGCACGACGAGGTTCGGGATCGCCCGCAGACTCGCGAGCTGTTCGACCGGCTGGTGGGTCGGCCCGTCTTCGCCGAGGCCGACGCTGTCGTGCGTCCACACGTACACGACGTCGAGCGCGGAGAGCGCCGCGAGCCGCACGCTGGGCCGCATGTAGTCGGAGAAGATGAGGAAGGTCGCGCCGTACGGCCGGAGCCCGCCGTGCGCCGCCATCCCGACGAGGGCGGCGCCCATGGCGTGCTCACGGACGCCGAAGTGGACGTTGCGGCCGGCGTAACTCCATGGCCCGCCGGAATCGCCCTGCACGCCGGCGTGCGGTGCTGTCGGGCTCTCGAAATCGCCCTCGCCGCGGAGCTGGGTGAAGGTCGAGGGATCGAGGTCGGCGGATCCGCCGACGAGGGTCGGCACCACGGCGGCCACCGCGTTCATCACATTGCCCGACGCCTCGCGCGTCGCCATCGGCTTGTCCGCGGCGGTGAAGGCGGGGAGGGCCGCCTCCCACTCCGGGGACAGCCGGCCGGCGAGCGCGTCCTCGAGCTCCCGCGCCGAACCCGGAAATGCGCGCCGGTAGGCGTCCATCCGGGCGCGCCAATCCGCCTCGAGCTCCCGGCCGCGCGGGACCGCGCGGCGAAACACCGCGAGCGCGTCGTCCGGGATGTAGAAGATCTTGTCCTCCGGCCAGCCGTACGCGCGCTTGGTGGCCTTGACCTCGTCGTCGCCGAGCGGTTCCCCGTGCGCTTTGAACGTGTCCTGCTTGTGCGGGCTCCCGAAGCCAAGATGGGTGCGCACGACGACGAGCGACGGCTTCGCCTCTTCCGCCGTGGCGGCGGCGATCGCGCGGTCGAGCGCGCCGAGATCGTTGCCGTCCGCGACGTGCTGGACGTGCCAGCCGTACGCCTCGAAGCGGCCGCCGACGTCCTCGCTGAACGTCACCGACGTCGTCCCGGAAAGGCTCACCTGGTTGGCATCGTACAGGACGACGAGGCGTCCCAGCCGCAGGTGACCCGCGAGCGACGCGGCCTCCGCGGCGACGCCTTCCATCAGGTCGCCGTCGCTGGCGAGGACGTACGTGCGATGGTCCACGACGGTGTGGTCCG
This genomic window from bacterium contains:
- the tkt gene encoding transketolase, which produces MMPTGTQTLDQLCINTIRTLSIDAVQKANSGHPGAPMDAAPMAYLLWTRHMRYSPAQPSWPDRDRFILSAGHASMLLYSMLHLTGYDLTLDDIKQFRQWGSRTPGHPERNCAPGVEVSTGPLGQGFGNSVGMAMAERWLAARFNRPDHTVVDHRTYVLASDGDLMEGVAAEAASLAGHLRLGRLVVLYDANQVSLSGTTSVTFSEDVGGRFEAYGWHVQHVADGNDLGALDRAIAAATAEEAKPSLVVVRTHLGFGSPHKQDTFKAHGEPLGDDEVKATKRAYGWPEDKIFYIPDDALAVFRRAVPRGRELEADWRARMDAYRRAFPGSARELEDALAGRLSPEWEAALPAFTAADKPMATREASGNVMNAVAAVVPTLVGGSADLDPSTFTQLRGEGDFESPTAPHAGVQGDSGGPWSYAGRNVHFGVREHAMGAALVGMAAHGGLRPYGATFLIFSDYMRPSVRLAALSALDVVYVWTHDSVGLGEDGPTHQPVEQLASLRAIPNLVVLRPADATETVEAWRAALRRTGGPTAIVCSRQKLPVLDRGTLAPASGVARGAYVLADGGGPDLILIATGSEVALALEAHARLAQGGVRSRVVSMPSWELFEAQPEAYRDEVLPPQVRARVSIEAAVSFGWHRWVGPEGAVIGIDRFGASAPGAVVLRELGFTVDRVVATAGAVLERTHRAPREAGAAPPREAGVGFAPRDGGGS